Proteins found in one Miscanthus floridulus cultivar M001 chromosome 4, ASM1932011v1, whole genome shotgun sequence genomic segment:
- the LOC136552878 gene encoding superoxide dismutase [Cu-Zn] 2 isoform X2, translating into MVKAVAVLAGPDVKGTIFFSQEGDGPTTVTGSISGLKPGLHGFHVHALGDTTNGCMSTGPHFNPAGKEHGAPEDENRHAGDLGNVTAGEDGVVNVNITDSQIPLTGPHSIIGRAVVVHADPDDLGKGGHELSKSTGNAGGRVACGIIGLQG; encoded by the exons ATGGTGAAGGCAGTTGCAGTCCTCGCTGGCCCTGATGTCAAGGGCACCATCTTCTTTTCCCAAGAGGGAGACG GTCCGACCACCGTGACTGGAAGTATCTCTGGCCTCAAGCCGGGGCTCCATGGGTTCCATGTGCACGCGCTTGGTGACACCACCAACGGCTGCATGTCCACTG GGCCACACTTCAATCCTGCTGGTAAGGAGCATGGCGCACCAGAAGATGAGAACCGCCATGCCGGTGATCTTGGGAATGTGACAGCGGGAGAGGATG GTGTTGTTAATGTCAATATTACTGACAGCCAG ATCCCTCTCACTGGGCCACACTCGATCATTGGCCGAGCTGTAGTTGTCCATGCTGATCCTGATGACCTTGGCAAGG GTGGACATGAGCTTAGCAAGAGCACTGGAAATGCTGGCGGACGTGTTGCCTGTG GTATCATTGGGCTCCAAGGCTAG
- the LOC136552878 gene encoding superoxide dismutase [Cu-Zn] 2 isoform X1 has protein sequence MVKAVAVLAGPDVKGTIFFSQEGDGPTTVTGSISGLKPGLHGFHVHALGDTTNGCMSTGPHFNPAGKEHGAPEDENRHAGDLGNVTAGEDGVVNVNITDSQIPLTGPHSIIGRAVVVHADPDDLGKGNSRWT, from the exons ATGGTGAAGGCAGTTGCAGTCCTCGCTGGCCCTGATGTCAAGGGCACCATCTTCTTTTCCCAAGAGGGAGACG GTCCGACCACCGTGACTGGAAGTATCTCTGGCCTCAAGCCGGGGCTCCATGGGTTCCATGTGCACGCGCTTGGTGACACCACCAACGGCTGCATGTCCACTG GGCCACACTTCAATCCTGCTGGTAAGGAGCATGGCGCACCAGAAGATGAGAACCGCCATGCCGGTGATCTTGGGAATGTGACAGCGGGAGAGGATG GTGTTGTTAATGTCAATATTACTGACAGCCAG ATCCCTCTCACTGGGCCACACTCGATCATTGGCCGAGCTGTAGTTGTCCATGCTGATCCTGATGACCTTGGCAAGGGTAATTCTCG GTGGACATGA